Proteins encoded together in one Streptomyces sp. NBC_01216 window:
- a CDS encoding MarR family winged helix-turn-helix transcriptional regulator, giving the protein MLDAVESAMIRIRRRQSRRSLARPVVMGLAEPVDLNTLAVVDVVDEGAGEGGRDVTVGFVADRLAIDPSRASRIVAEAVRSGFVRRVASQEDGRRSCLELTGLGHEAVSAAHRTRQGFYSVVLGDWGPEEQRDFARLLTKFVRSLDDAERR; this is encoded by the coding sequence GTGCTCGACGCCGTGGAGTCCGCGATGATCCGCATCCGCCGCAGGCAGTCCCGCCGCAGCCTGGCCAGACCCGTCGTCATGGGCCTGGCCGAGCCGGTCGACCTCAACACCCTCGCGGTCGTCGACGTCGTCGACGAGGGCGCCGGCGAAGGAGGCCGCGACGTCACGGTCGGCTTCGTCGCCGACCGCCTGGCCATAGACCCGTCCCGGGCCAGCCGGATCGTCGCCGAGGCGGTCCGCTCCGGATTCGTCCGCCGGGTCGCCTCCCAGGAGGACGGGCGCCGCAGCTGCCTGGAGCTCACCGGGCTCGGACACGAGGCGGTGTCCGCCGCCCACCGCACCCGGCAGGGTTTCTACTCGGTCGTGCTCGGCGACTGGGGTCCCGAGGAGCAGCGGGACTTCGCCCGGCTCCTCACCAAGTTCGTCCGCTCCCTGGACGACGCCGAGCGCCGCTGA
- a CDS encoding beta-ketoacyl-ACP synthase 3 has product MPAIRDTQELRHSRLWGLGVYRPERSVPNTEIAERTGLDPAWIESRSGIRSRRYASPEETLPTMAATAAEKALAAAGIGADRIGTVIVATITSMEQMPAVAVEVAHRIGARQATAFDVSAACAGFCHALALANDLVRLGRSDYVLVIGAERMTDILDHSDPDTAFLFADGAGAVVVGPGDEAGIGPVVWQADGSRNAALKMTNPWHDGTGERPDDRPAITMAGWKVYRWATNELVPAARRMLDAAGVTVEQLDAFVPHQANMLITDVVVEQLGLTERTAVARDIVTSGNSSAASIPLAMEELLSSGRASSGDLALLIGFGAGLVHAGQVVRLP; this is encoded by the coding sequence ATCCCCGCCATCCGGGACACCCAGGAACTGCGACACAGCCGCCTGTGGGGCCTCGGTGTGTACCGGCCCGAACGGTCGGTGCCCAACACCGAGATAGCCGAGCGGACCGGACTCGACCCGGCCTGGATCGAGAGCCGCTCCGGGATCCGCTCCCGCAGATACGCCTCACCCGAGGAGACCCTGCCGACCATGGCGGCCACGGCCGCCGAGAAGGCGCTCGCCGCGGCGGGCATCGGCGCCGACCGGATCGGCACCGTCATCGTCGCGACCATCACCTCCATGGAGCAGATGCCCGCGGTGGCCGTCGAGGTCGCCCACCGGATCGGCGCCCGACAGGCCACCGCCTTCGACGTCTCGGCCGCCTGCGCCGGGTTCTGCCACGCCCTCGCGCTCGCGAACGACCTGGTCCGGCTCGGCCGCTCCGACTACGTTCTGGTGATCGGCGCGGAGCGGATGACGGACATCCTGGACCACTCGGACCCGGACACCGCCTTCCTGTTCGCGGACGGCGCCGGCGCGGTGGTCGTCGGTCCCGGGGACGAGGCGGGCATCGGCCCGGTGGTGTGGCAGGCCGACGGCTCCCGCAACGCGGCCCTGAAGATGACCAACCCCTGGCACGACGGCACCGGGGAGCGCCCGGACGACCGGCCCGCCATCACGATGGCCGGCTGGAAGGTCTACCGCTGGGCCACCAACGAACTGGTCCCCGCCGCCCGCCGGATGCTCGACGCTGCGGGCGTCACCGTGGAGCAGCTCGACGCGTTCGTCCCACACCAGGCCAACATGCTCATCACCGACGTCGTCGTCGAACAGCTCGGTCTGACCGAGCGGACCGCGGTCGCCCGGGACATCGTCACCAGCGGCAACAGCTCCGCGGCCTCCATCCCGCTGGCGATGGAGGAACTGCTCTCCTCCGGTCGCGCGTCGAGCGGCGACCTCGCCCTGCTGATCGGCTTCGGCGCCGGTCTCGTCCACGCGGGCCAGGTGGTCCGGCTGCCCTGA
- a CDS encoding antibiotic biosynthesis monooxygenase family protein: MSGAAGGVRVMLHLRPTPGEDAAVAEAYHRISKDLDGTPGLLGNELLRVITDEGAYAVLSEWESMAAFRDWEAGSAHRGTTSPLRPYQDTERPSPFSLFEVVATY; the protein is encoded by the coding sequence ATGAGCGGGGCCGCGGGCGGGGTACGCGTCATGCTGCACCTGCGGCCGACTCCCGGCGAGGACGCGGCGGTCGCGGAGGCGTACCACCGGATCAGCAAGGACCTGGACGGCACGCCGGGTCTGCTGGGCAACGAGCTGCTGCGCGTGATCACCGACGAGGGCGCCTACGCGGTGCTCAGCGAGTGGGAGAGCATGGCCGCCTTCCGGGACTGGGAGGCCGGCTCGGCCCATCGGGGGACGACTTCCCCGCTGCGGCCGTACCAGGACACCGAACGCCCCAGTCCCTTCTCCCTGTTCGAGGTGGTCGCGACGTACTGA
- a CDS encoding antibiotic biosynthesis monooxygenase family protein, which translates to MSEVGARAGSFRVLLTVQVTPGMEADFERVWTEGSKEVTAQAANLGHTLARSAKPGEESVYYVVSDWTDQESFLTFERSPEHVAHREKLHPYRTGGSLAMMCLVEVAG; encoded by the coding sequence GTGTCTGAGGTGGGGGCGCGGGCCGGGTCGTTCCGGGTGCTGCTGACCGTCCAGGTGACGCCGGGCATGGAGGCCGACTTCGAACGCGTGTGGACGGAGGGCAGCAAGGAGGTCACCGCGCAGGCGGCGAACCTCGGGCACACCCTGGCGCGCAGCGCGAAGCCCGGCGAGGAGTCGGTGTACTACGTGGTGAGCGACTGGACGGACCAGGAGTCCTTCCTGACCTTCGAGCGCAGCCCGGAGCACGTGGCGCACCGCGAGAAGCTGCACCCGTACCGGACCGGCGGTTCGCTGGCGATGATGTGCCTGGTGGAGGTCGCCGGATGA
- a CDS encoding SDR family NAD(P)-dependent oxidoreductase → MELRLVGKNALVTGGSRGIGRATVLALAKAGATVVTCYRQEGEAVDSLARELKEIGGDHALVRADVGTAEGVELVLQACRDRFETLDILVNNAGVISQVPFAQLPFEEWERIVTTNLTGPFMVISKALPLLREGSSVINIGSRGAMAGIPLRGHYTASKAGLVGLTRSLCKELGGKGIRFNVVAPGVIDTSEPDELTEEQRAAYNERYLRMMALGRFGRPEEIAGAVLFLASDLSTYVNGETLHVDGGV, encoded by the coding sequence ATGGAACTGCGACTGGTCGGCAAGAACGCACTGGTCACCGGCGGCAGCCGGGGCATCGGCCGGGCCACGGTGCTGGCCCTGGCGAAGGCCGGCGCCACGGTGGTGACCTGCTACCGGCAGGAGGGCGAGGCCGTGGACAGCCTCGCCCGGGAGCTGAAGGAGATCGGCGGCGACCACGCCCTGGTCCGCGCGGACGTCGGCACCGCGGAGGGCGTGGAGCTCGTGCTGCAGGCCTGCCGCGACCGCTTCGAGACGCTGGACATCCTGGTCAACAACGCCGGGGTGATCAGCCAGGTCCCGTTCGCGCAGCTGCCGTTCGAGGAGTGGGAGCGGATCGTCACCACCAACCTCACCGGCCCCTTCATGGTGATCAGCAAGGCGCTCCCACTGCTCCGCGAGGGCTCCTCGGTGATCAACATCGGCTCCCGGGGCGCGATGGCCGGCATCCCGCTGCGCGGCCACTACACCGCCTCCAAGGCCGGTCTGGTCGGCCTGACCCGCTCGCTGTGCAAGGAGCTCGGCGGCAAGGGCATCCGTTTCAACGTGGTCGCGCCCGGCGTGATCGACACCTCGGAGCCGGACGAGCTGACCGAGGAGCAGCGGGCGGCGTACAACGAGCGCTACCTGCGGATGATGGCGCTGGGCCGGTTCGGCCGCCCGGAGGAGATCGCGGGCGCGGTGCTGTTCCTGGCCAGCGACCTGTCCACGTACGTCAACGGCGAGACGCTGCACGTCGACGGTGGTGTCTGA
- a CDS encoding methyltransferase produces the protein MTGVVGPAMTAALPPHVRLLLLTDGKRISRVLHVLAELGVADELSDGPLTVAELAARTDAHADALGRVLRVASAFGVFTEEADGRYALGEMGACLRSGVPGSQRDMVLYNGDEMLWRSYGRLMHTVRTGEPAFEAAYGHTFFEHLEQDPRAGALFDRAMTGMSRATAQMLLDSYDFGRFGLITDVGGGRGLFLAELLARHPEVCGTLVDRPSVVAEADKTFREAGVEDRAEAVAGDFFEELPQGADAYVLKAVLHDWDDAKAAAILGRVREALGTDGTLLICEFLVGPANEWDRGKLLDLDMLVRFGGRERSEQQWRALLATAGLELVNEPVAGRWAVLECRPAPAAR, from the coding sequence ATGACCGGTGTGGTCGGCCCGGCGATGACCGCCGCGTTGCCGCCCCACGTACGGCTGCTGCTGCTGACCGACGGCAAACGGATATCCCGGGTGCTGCACGTGCTCGCCGAGCTGGGCGTCGCCGACGAACTGTCGGACGGCCCGCTCACCGTCGCCGAGCTGGCCGCGCGGACCGACGCGCACGCGGACGCGCTCGGCCGGGTGCTGCGGGTCGCCTCGGCGTTCGGGGTGTTCACCGAGGAGGCCGACGGGCGCTACGCGCTCGGTGAGATGGGCGCCTGTCTGCGGTCGGGCGTGCCGGGCAGCCAGCGGGACATGGTGCTCTACAACGGCGACGAGATGCTGTGGCGCTCGTACGGGCGGCTGATGCACACCGTGAGGACCGGCGAGCCGGCCTTCGAGGCCGCCTACGGCCACACCTTCTTCGAACACCTGGAGCAGGACCCGCGGGCGGGCGCGCTGTTCGACCGGGCGATGACCGGGATGAGCCGGGCCACCGCGCAGATGCTGTTGGACAGTTACGACTTCGGGCGGTTCGGTCTGATCACGGACGTCGGCGGCGGCCGCGGACTGTTCCTCGCCGAGCTGCTGGCCCGGCACCCGGAGGTGTGCGGCACGCTCGTCGACCGTCCCTCGGTGGTGGCGGAGGCGGACAAGACCTTCCGCGAGGCGGGCGTGGAGGACCGTGCGGAGGCGGTGGCGGGCGACTTCTTCGAGGAGCTGCCCCAGGGCGCGGACGCGTACGTCCTCAAGGCCGTCCTGCACGACTGGGACGACGCGAAGGCGGCGGCGATCCTCGGCCGGGTCCGCGAGGCGCTCGGCACCGACGGCACCCTCCTGATCTGCGAGTTCCTGGTCGGCCCGGCCAACGAATGGGACCGGGGCAAGCTCCTCGACCTGGACATGCTGGTCCGCTTCGGCGGACGCGAACGCTCCGAGCAGCAGTGGCGCGCGCTGCTTGCGACCGCGGGCCTCGAGCTCGTGAACGAACCGGTCGCCGGACGCTGGGCGGTCCTGGAGTGCCGCCCCGCGCCGGCGGCCCGCTGA
- a CDS encoding DUF1772 domain-containing protein → MRILVPLALLAGGLAAGGLAISVLAAPLFTTLPTGMYVPVHKGLVTRFDPFMPISLLSCLLCDLGLVATGPTAAVRVLAGSGAVLLAAAVTVSLTKNVPINRWLSTLDPQALPADFERRDPRERWIRWNRVRGALAVTALLANVGVAAVLI, encoded by the coding sequence ATGCGGATACTGGTGCCCCTGGCGCTGCTGGCCGGCGGTCTCGCGGCCGGCGGTCTCGCCATCTCGGTGCTCGCGGCACCCCTCTTCACCACCCTGCCCACCGGCATGTACGTCCCGGTGCACAAGGGGCTCGTCACCCGCTTCGACCCGTTCATGCCGATCTCGCTGTTGAGCTGCCTGCTGTGCGACCTGGGTCTGGTGGCTACCGGGCCGACGGCCGCGGTGCGGGTGCTCGCCGGCTCCGGCGCGGTGCTGCTGGCCGCCGCGGTGACGGTGTCGCTGACCAAGAACGTGCCGATCAACCGCTGGCTCTCGACGCTCGACCCGCAGGCGCTGCCCGCGGACTTCGAGCGGCGCGACCCGCGCGAGCGCTGGATCCGCTGGAACCGGGTGCGGGGCGCGCTGGCCGTCACCGCGCTGCTGGCGAACGTCGGCGTGGCCGCCGTACTGATCTGA